TCGATGCCGAGTCGCCGCATCAGGCTGTGCGGCTCGACGCCGAGGTATGCCAGCCTGACGGGCGGCTCGGCTGTCCACGCCTCGACCAGGGCTGCGGCAACGTTGCCGGCACCGGCGCCCAGATCCACGGCGCAGACTGTCTGTCCCTTGACTACGAAGGGCCCGCGGTCATCGATCGCGAGCTTGAATGCATCCGTGTGCGCGCGGTGCAGCCTGAAAGCGTCCACCATCGCGTAGCACTCAGGATCGTCGCGCAGCAACCTGCCCTGGCGCCTTCGCTCGGCCGCCCGGATCTCCTCGACGGACAACAGGTCGTATCGCGGTCGAAGCGTCGCGTGGAATGCTTCGTCGTAGTTCATCCGCGCCTCGGGTTTCCCAGTTTGAGAACGGGAGCGCAATCGCCAGGTCCAGGTCGCCTCCAGGTCCGCATAGCCCGGTGGCGTGGAACTCGAAGAGGAAGATAGCGGTAGGAGCGCGATCCCCAGGAACCCCGCTCCATACGTGAGTAATTGCCTTGTCGGACGCCGGCCGATTGAGCTAGCTTTCCGACTCCAGCAGCGAAGCGAGACGGGGGCGGCCATGCTCGAGGAGAGAATAAACGCATTGTTCGGCGATGAGGATCCCACCGGGTTCGGTACGGGCTGGTGGAGCGGGGTCCTGTCCGCCTTCTGCGGGATTCTCGCGTTCGGCGCGGTGGTCTGCCTGCATTTCCCGCAGCTGCTGTCGTCGCCCGAGTTGCGACCGCACTACCCCATGGCGCTGATGCGGATGCTGATCCAGACCGACATCGTGGCCGCGATCCTCCTCGGCGTCGGGTCGGCGTTCCTGCGCAGGAAGAGGTCCTCGGCCTGACGGGGATGTGCTTTGCCCTCGCCGCGACGCTGCTCGGCGGCACCAGCAGAACGCGCCTTGAGTGGGCCCAGCACCTAGAGAACGACGGGCTCGGGCCAGTCGTGAGCGGACCTGCCCGCGTAGCACCAGGGTGTGACTGCCCGGGTGCTGCGCGGGTTCACTCGGGCTACCCGCTCGAGGCACGACCGTCCTGGTCGATGGCGCATTGCGTTCGCGCCGCGTCACCGCCATTGTGGGCGGTCTTTGGTTCGTCCCGAACCACCCTCTAGCCCACCAAGGCCCGTATTCCCATGAAAACTCCCAAGCTGGTCGCTCTCGCGGCCGACGTGTTCCCGTCCGACGATTCGTCCGATTTCCCTGCCGAATCCGTGGCGGAAGCCCCCGTTCCCCGCAAGCGCGCGAAGGCGAAGAAAGCCGTCACCGTCACCGAAGACGCCGCCGTCGCCGATCCGGAGCCGGTCTCGCCGTTCGCTGCCGTCGCCGCTCCGCTGCGCAAGGCGCTGGAGGATCGCGGGTTCACGGATCTCACCGTCGTCCAGCGCGCGGTGCTCGCCGACTCCGCGATGGGCCGCGACCTTCAGATTTCGTCGCAGACCGGCTCGGGCAAGACCGTGGCGCTCGGGCTCGTACTGGCGCCTCAACTGCTCGAGATCGCCAGCCAAGCGGCGACCGGCAAGGATGCCAGACCGCTGCGGGCGCTGCGCGGGCTCGTCATCGTTCCGACGCGCGAGCTTGCCGTGCAGGTCAGCACCGAGCTCGCATGGCTCTACGCCGGCATCGCCGGCCTCACCGTCGAGTGCATGACCGGCGGCAGCAGCGTCGGCCAGGAGCGCCGCCGCCTCGAACGCAAGCCCACCGTCGTCGTCGGGACGCCCGGGCGCCTGCTCGATCACATCCGCACCCGGGCCCTCGATTGTTCGTCGCTGATCGAGCTCGTGCTCGATGAAGCCGACCGCATGCTCGACATGGGCTTTCGCGAAGAGCTCGAAGCGATCCTCGAAGCGACGCCCGCCGAGCGCAGGACGCACCTCGTCTCGGCCACGTTCCCGTCGGACATCCAGAAGCTCGCACGCAAGTACCAGAAGGAGCCGCTCGCCGTTCAGGGCACGCGGCTCGGCGCGAGCAACGAGGACATCGAGCACGTCGGACATCTCGTGCGGCTGCACGATCGCTTCGCCGCGATCGTCAACCTGCTGCTGCTCACGGAAGACGAACGTACGCTGATTTTCGTGAACACGCGCGCCCAGGCTTCCGAGCTTGCCGACCAGCTTGCGGGCGAGGGCTTTGCCGCCGCCGCGATCAGCGGCGAGCTCGAGCAGAGCCAGCGCACGCGCACGCTCGATGCGTTCCGCAGCGGTGTCACGAACGTGCTCGTCGCAACCGACGTGGCCGCGCGCGGCCTCGACATCGCCGACGTCGCGCTCGTCATCCACACCGACGCTCCGTTCGACGCCGAGAGCTATACGCACCGCGCCGGTCGCACCGGCCGCGCCGGCCGCAAGGGCCGCAGCGTGCTGCTGTCGACTCCGATGCGGCAGAAAAAGGTCGAGTACCTGCTCTCCCGCGCGAGGGTCAAGTTCGACTGGCGCGAGGTGCCGAGCGCTGCGAACGTCGAAAAGGCGCTCGCCAAACGCGAGCGCCGCCGCATCCGCGAGGCTCTCACCGCGGCCACGGAACCGACCCCGACGCAGATCAGCTTTGCCGAGAAGCTCCTCGAGGATGCCGATCCGTCCCACGTCGTCGCGAGCCTGATCGAGCTTTGTCGTGACCCACGCCGGACCGCGCCTCGGGAAGTCGAGACGTTCACGCCCACCGCGATGCGGGCGCGCGTGCCGTCCGAGCGCGGCAACTGGCAGGACCGTCCCGATCCGCGCGAGCGCAGCAGCGCGCCACGCGGTGCCGATGCGCGTCCGATGCGGCGCATGGAAGCGCGTGATGCCGGCGAGCCACGCTTTGCCAGGCGTACAGATTCCCGCGATTCCTCGCCTGCGTATTCGCGAGGAGACGAGAGCGACCGCCGCACCGCGCCGCGTCAGCTCGCCGATCGCTTCGAGATGAACTGGGGCCACGAAGGGGGCGCCACGCCCCAGCGCGTGCTCGCGGTGCTATGCCGGCGCGGCGACGTCACCAGCCGCGCAATCGGCACGATCGACATCGACTCGTACGTCACGTCCTTCGAAGTCGCGCGGGAGAACTCGCGGGACTTCGAGCACAACGCCTCGATGCCCGACGATCGCGATCCTCGCCTGATCATTCGCCGCGCCCGCGCGCGCGAACGCGTGGCGCGTCGCGGTCGGGACTGATCCCCGCTTCGATCCGGTTTGTCTGACACGGGCAGACGCGAACACAGGAGTCCGCCTGCGCCCGACACTGTCCGGATCAGATTCAATCCCCTTCCTGACGCCGGCGTCAAGTTAAGTTGACGCCGGCGTCAACTTCTGCCAGAAGCCGCCCGTGGAGAATCCGCGTGGCTTCCCGCCGCTGACCGGCAAGCGCGAGCACACCAAGGCCGAGAACCGCGCGGCCATCCTCGCCGCTGCGCGCGTCCTGTTCGCCGATCCCGGATTCGAGGCCACGACGATTCGCGATGTGATCCGGGCAACCGACCTGGCCGCCGGGACCTTTTACAACTACTTCCGCGACAAGGAGTCGGTGCTGCGCGCGCTGCTCGACGAAAAGATGGCCGAGATGCAGCAGCGGGCGCGCGACGCGCGTCGCGGCGCACTCACGGTCGAGGAGATCGTGCAGCGGACCATCGAGTCGTCGTTCGCAATGCTGATCGAGGACCGCGCAGTCTTCCACCTGCTCCGTCGCAACGCCGGCGCCGTTCGCGCGATCCTCGACGAACCGAGCTTCGTCGCGGTCGGCGACGAGTTGAAGCGCGAGCTCGAGCGCTCTCTCGAGCGTAGTGGTGCTGCGAAGGTCGATGCCGAATACCTGACGGCAGCCATCAGCGGCATTGCCTTCGAGGTCGCGGCTGCGGCGGTGGATCGACCTCCGGGTGAGCTGCCCGCTGCTGCCGATTTCGCCGTTCGCCTCGTGCTCGGCGGCGTCGCAGCGCTGCTGAAAAACAAGGGCGCGCGCGTCCCGGTTCGCCGCGCCTCCCGCCGCGTTCCAGGCAGCGCCCGGAGCTCCGACGAAAACCCTTCGGACACACCAAGGCGCCCGAGCGCCAAACTCCGGCGGACTTCCGTTTCCGCCGCCAAGACGAGGACCCCACGATGACCGAAACCGAACGCCTCGAGCTGGGCAGGATTTTCATCGATCCGAAGGCCTACGCCGACGAGAAGCGCTGGCACGCTGCAGCCGCAACGCTGCGCCGTGAGGATCCGGTGCACCTCGTCGAAATGCCGGGTTTCGATCCGTTCTGGGCAGTGATGCGCCACGAGCACGTGATCGAGATCGAGCGCCAGCACGAAAAGTTCTGGAACACCGTCGAGTCCGTGCTGATGCCGTCGGCGGCGCAGGAGCAACGCGACGCGATCGGCGTGCCGATCAAGACCCTGGTGCACATGGACGGGGCCGAGCACCGCGCCTACCGCGCCGTCACGCACGACTGGTTCAAGCCGGCCAACCTGAAGCGCCTCGTGGGCGAGCGGGTGGACGGCCTGGCCCGGGATTTCGTCGACAAGATGGAGTCGCTCGGCGGTCGCTGCGACTTCGCGCGCGAAATTTCTTTCCTCTACCCGATCCGGGTCATCATGGAGATCCTCGGCGTTCCCTACACCGACGAGCCGCGCATGCTGCAACTCACCCAGCAGCTCTTCGGCAACGAGGACGGCGAATTCTCGGGCACCGACGACCGGATCAAGGCCATTCTCGACTCCCTGATGGATTTCGCGATGTACTTCTCGGCGATGACGGCCGATCGCCGCGAGCATCCGAAGAGCGACTTGGCCAGCACGATCGCGAACGGGAAGATCAACGGCGAGCCCATGGGGGACCTCGAAACCGCCAGCTACTACACCATTGCAGCGACCGCCGGCCACGACACGACGTCCAATTCACTGGCGGCCGGCATGGAGTTGTTCGCCCGCCACCCCGACCAGCTTCGCATCGTCCAGGACGACATGTCGCTGATCGAGAATGCCGTCGACGAGATCATCCGTTTCGCGACGCCGGTGCGGCACTTCCTGCGCCATGCCCAGGAGGACTACGAGCTCGGCGGAAAGAAGATCAAAAAGGGCGATCGCCTGTACATGGCGTACCTTTCGGCCAACCGCGACGAGAGCGTGTTCGAGGATCCGTTTCGCTTCGACGTGCAGCGCAGGAACGCCGACGAGCACCTTGCCTTCGGCATCGGCGTGCACTTCTGCCTCGGCTCGCACCTGGCGCGAATGGAGCTCCGGGCCTTCTTCCGCGAGCTGCTGCCGCGTCTGGAATCGGTGGAGCTCGACGGCACGCCGCAGTATGTGCTCGCGACCTTCGTCGGCGGTCCGAAGAACGTCCCGATCCGCTACAGGATGCGGCCGGTGGACCAGCGGCGCGAAGTAGCCTGAACCCGGGCGATCGCTCCGGCGGATCTCTTTTCGGCAGGCATCGAAAGTCTCGAGCAGGGAGAAAGCGATGAAAAAAGCACTGAGCGACCGTGAGCTCGAACTGATCAACTCGTACTGGCGTGCCTGCAACTATCTTTCGGTAGGAATGATCTACCTGAAGGACAATCCTCTTTTGAGGAAGCCGCTCGAAACCGAGAACGTCAAGCACCGCCTGCTCGGGCACTGGGGCGCAAGTCCCGCGCTGTCCTTCACCTGGGTACACTGTAACCGGCTGATCGTCCGCGACGATCTCGACATGATCTTCGTGGCCGGCCCCGGGCACGGCGCGCCCGGCGTGCTCGGACCCGCGTATCTCGAGGGAACGTATTCGGAGATCTACCCGGACAAGAGCGAGGACGAGGACGGCATGCGCCGCTTTTTCCACCAGTTCTCGTTCCCGGGACACATCGGCAGCCACGTCACTCCGGAGACTCCGGGTTCGATCCACGAAGGCGGCGAGCTCGGCTACAGCCTTTCGCATTCCTACGGAATGGTGCTCGACAATCCCGACCTCATCGTTGCCTGCGTGGTCGGCGACGGCGAGGCCGAGACCGGACCGCTGGCCACGGCCTGGCATTCCAACAAGTTCATCAACCCGGCCCGCGACGGTGCCGTGTTGCCGATCCTGAACCTGAACGGCTACAAGATCGCGAACCCGACGATCCTCGCGCGTATCAGTCACGAAGAGCTCACGGCGCTTTTTGTCGGTTACGG
The genomic region above belongs to Candidatus Binatia bacterium and contains:
- a CDS encoding DEAD/DEAH box helicase, which codes for MKTPKLVALAADVFPSDDSSDFPAESVAEAPVPRKRAKAKKAVTVTEDAAVADPEPVSPFAAVAAPLRKALEDRGFTDLTVVQRAVLADSAMGRDLQISSQTGSGKTVALGLVLAPQLLEIASQAATGKDARPLRALRGLVIVPTRELAVQVSTELAWLYAGIAGLTVECMTGGSSVGQERRRLERKPTVVVGTPGRLLDHIRTRALDCSSLIELVLDEADRMLDMGFREELEAILEATPAERRTHLVSATFPSDIQKLARKYQKEPLAVQGTRLGASNEDIEHVGHLVRLHDRFAAIVNLLLLTEDERTLIFVNTRAQASELADQLAGEGFAAAAISGELEQSQRTRTLDAFRSGVTNVLVATDVAARGLDIADVALVIHTDAPFDAESYTHRAGRTGRAGRKGRSVLLSTPMRQKKVEYLLSRARVKFDWREVPSAANVEKALAKRERRRIREALTAATEPTPTQISFAEKLLEDADPSHVVASLIELCRDPRRTAPREVETFTPTAMRARVPSERGNWQDRPDPRERSSAPRGADARPMRRMEARDAGEPRFARRTDSRDSSPAYSRGDESDRRTAPRQLADRFEMNWGHEGGATPQRVLAVLCRRGDVTSRAIGTIDIDSYVTSFEVARENSRDFEHNASMPDDRDPRLIIRRARARERVARRGRD
- a CDS encoding TetR/AcrR family transcriptional regulator, giving the protein MENPRGFPPLTGKREHTKAENRAAILAAARVLFADPGFEATTIRDVIRATDLAAGTFYNYFRDKESVLRALLDEKMAEMQQRARDARRGALTVEEIVQRTIESSFAMLIEDRAVFHLLRRNAGAVRAILDEPSFVAVGDELKRELERSLERSGAAKVDAEYLTAAISGIAFEVAAAAVDRPPGELPAAADFAVRLVLGGVAALLKNKGARVPVRRASRRVPGSARSSDENPSDTPRRPSAKLRRTSVSAAKTRTPR
- a CDS encoding cytochrome P450; the protein is MTETERLELGRIFIDPKAYADEKRWHAAAATLRREDPVHLVEMPGFDPFWAVMRHEHVIEIERQHEKFWNTVESVLMPSAAQEQRDAIGVPIKTLVHMDGAEHRAYRAVTHDWFKPANLKRLVGERVDGLARDFVDKMESLGGRCDFAREISFLYPIRVIMEILGVPYTDEPRMLQLTQQLFGNEDGEFSGTDDRIKAILDSLMDFAMYFSAMTADRREHPKSDLASTIANGKINGEPMGDLETASYYTIAATAGHDTTSNSLAAGMELFARHPDQLRIVQDDMSLIENAVDEIIRFATPVRHFLRHAQEDYELGGKKIKKGDRLYMAYLSANRDESVFEDPFRFDVQRRNADEHLAFGIGVHFCLGSHLARMELRAFFRELLPRLESVELDGTPQYVLATFVGGPKNVPIRYRMRPVDQRREVA